The Kiritimatiellia bacterium genome has a segment encoding these proteins:
- a CDS encoding methyltransferase domain-containing protein, translated as MKLVRHPIRLLLRRLAEATLLKRTSDNLYRVMGGHIYFQTLAAAVRFDLFSLLARRKAMTLAQVAEELGLGEQPARILLLGCTALRLLRKRRENYSNTWLAARLLDRAQPGNIVPVVLWQHFINYRAMAHFFDAAKAGSNTGLTEFGGTESTLYGRLTHDPDLESIFQAAMESISVQSNRMLAGAVDFSRVRHLLDVGGGNGSNIIELARCYPSLRATVFDSPTVCRIARENIRKAGYADRLAAVEGDGFLDEFPAGVDAILFAHFMTIWSAEKNKALLQKACRTLPPHGVAIVFNMMQHNDGTGPLSAAMGSPYFLTLATGEGMLYTWNEYATWMNEAGFSRILTHRLVRDHGVVIGIK; from the coding sequence ATGAAACTCGTGCGACATCCCATCCGGCTCTTGCTCCGGCGGTTGGCGGAGGCGACGCTCCTGAAAAGGACGTCTGACAATCTATACAGGGTCATGGGAGGACACATCTACTTCCAGACCCTTGCCGCGGCGGTGCGGTTCGATCTGTTTTCCCTGCTCGCCCGGCGAAAGGCCATGACGCTTGCCCAGGTGGCGGAGGAACTTGGTCTTGGAGAGCAGCCGGCACGCATTCTCCTTCTCGGTTGCACCGCGCTGCGCCTCCTGCGCAAGCGGCGGGAGAACTACAGCAACACCTGGCTCGCCGCGCGGTTGCTGGACCGGGCCCAACCGGGGAATATCGTGCCTGTCGTGCTCTGGCAGCACTTCATCAACTACCGGGCCATGGCGCACTTCTTCGACGCCGCGAAGGCCGGCTCCAATACCGGTCTCACGGAGTTTGGAGGGACGGAGAGCACTCTCTACGGACGGTTAACCCATGATCCCGACTTGGAAAGTATATTCCAGGCCGCCATGGAGAGCATTTCCGTGCAATCCAACCGGATGCTTGCCGGGGCCGTGGACTTTTCCCGGGTTCGTCATCTGCTTGATGTCGGGGGTGGTAACGGCTCCAACATCATCGAGTTGGCCCGGTGCTATCCGTCGCTGCGCGCGACGGTGTTTGACTCGCCAACGGTATGCCGGATCGCCCGGGAGAATATCCGAAAGGCCGGATATGCGGACCGACTGGCCGCCGTGGAGGGCGACGGCTTCCTTGACGAATTTCCCGCCGGCGTGGATGCCATTCTGTTCGCCCACTTCATGACCATCTGGTCCGCGGAGAAGAACAAGGCTCTACTCCAAAAGGCCTGCCGCACATTACCGCCCCATGGCGTCGCCATTGTCTTCAACATGATGCAACACAACGACGGCACAGGGCCCTTGAGCGCGGCCATGGGCTCGCCTTATTTCCTCACGCTGGCCACCGGAGAGGGAATGCTTTACACGTGGAATGAATATGCCACATGGATGAATGAGGCCGGTTTCTCGCGGATTCTAACCCATCGACTTGTGCGCGATCATGGCGTAGTGATCGGCATAAAATGA
- a CDS encoding FAD-binding oxidoreductase, protein MRKRDRLDKPETFLHAGSRTMIAENLSMALREWREALGADQVLDQPSERAAYEANVSGLRRSIPAVLRPSDTGQVRRIVEIANARDIPLYPISRGHNWGLGSRLPPRDGTVIVDLSRLNRIRAVNARYHYAVVEPGVTQRQLYEHLRQQGLALQLNVTGSAADTSLIGNALERGIGYFSSKADSLSGMEIVLGNGSVLRTGFGHYASALTPHLYRHGIGPALDGLFFQSNFGIVTSAAVDLRPVPAAGMVLIARIKREEHLAPFVEALTELRRDGVLTAVAHIGNRHRTRIAMAPLVYRELSTWMKAPEAERRRTAEHLLEQQGFGPWSAVAGIPGLPGQLREARGLIRRRLRGLCRPLFMTDRVLSWADRLSSRLTWIPWVRRQRAILKAAEPLYGLARGVPTDAPMLSVSWPLGQNSSSERDDPDQGHCGLLYCVPFLPAEGARVREGMDLTTLVFEKHGFTPFVTLNLVDDRAMECVINLAFDRNSAERTAAAHACNDELTREFIRRGFPPYRVGSQSMDLILDESDSFWQTARDLKSVLDPNGIIAPGRYNLR, encoded by the coding sequence ATGAGAAAACGGGATCGTCTGGACAAGCCGGAGACATTTCTACATGCTGGCTCGCGCACGATGATCGCGGAAAACCTGTCGATGGCGTTGCGCGAGTGGCGCGAGGCGCTGGGGGCTGATCAAGTCCTCGACCAACCGTCCGAGCGGGCGGCGTACGAGGCCAACGTCAGCGGCCTGCGGCGCTCTATCCCCGCCGTCCTCCGGCCCTCGGATACCGGGCAGGTGCGCAGGATCGTCGAAATCGCCAATGCCCGCGACATCCCCCTCTACCCGATCAGCCGCGGCCACAACTGGGGCCTGGGCTCCCGGCTTCCGCCGAGGGACGGGACCGTGATCGTGGATCTTTCGAGGTTGAATCGCATCCGTGCGGTGAATGCGCGGTATCACTATGCCGTCGTGGAGCCGGGCGTAACCCAGCGGCAGCTCTACGAGCACCTGCGGCAACAGGGCCTTGCCCTGCAGCTCAACGTGACGGGTTCCGCGGCGGATACCAGCCTGATCGGCAACGCCCTGGAACGCGGCATCGGGTACTTCTCCAGCAAGGCGGACAGTCTTTCCGGGATGGAGATCGTGCTCGGAAACGGCTCGGTCCTCCGCACAGGCTTCGGTCATTATGCCTCGGCATTGACCCCCCACCTGTATCGCCACGGAATCGGCCCGGCGCTGGACGGCTTGTTCTTCCAGTCCAACTTCGGGATCGTCACCTCCGCCGCCGTGGATCTCCGGCCAGTCCCGGCCGCCGGCATGGTCCTGATCGCCCGAATCAAGCGCGAAGAACACCTGGCCCCCTTCGTCGAGGCGCTCACGGAATTGCGGAGGGACGGAGTGCTGACTGCCGTCGCCCATATCGGCAACCGGCACCGCACCCGGATCGCCATGGCCCCGCTTGTATACCGCGAACTGTCCACGTGGATGAAGGCCCCGGAGGCGGAACGCCGACGCACAGCCGAGCACCTGCTGGAACAGCAGGGGTTCGGCCCTTGGAGCGCCGTGGCGGGCATCCCGGGCCTGCCGGGACAGCTTCGGGAGGCACGCGGGCTCATACGCCGGCGCCTGCGCGGACTCTGCCGGCCCCTCTTCATGACGGACCGGGTCCTGTCCTGGGCAGACCGGCTTTCATCCCGTCTGACATGGATCCCGTGGGTCCGCCGGCAGCGCGCCATCCTGAAGGCCGCCGAACCGCTCTACGGCCTGGCGCGCGGCGTGCCCACGGATGCCCCCATGTTGAGCGTGAGCTGGCCTTTGGGGCAGAACTCCTCCTCGGAGCGCGACGATCCCGACCAGGGGCACTGCGGACTCCTGTATTGCGTACCCTTCCTGCCGGCGGAAGGCGCTCGGGTGCGCGAAGGAATGGACCTGACCACGCTCGTATTCGAAAAGCATGGTTTCACGCCGTTCGTCACGCTGAACCTGGTGGACGATCGGGCGATGGAGTGCGTGATCAACCTGGCGTTTGACCGGAACTCCGCCGAGCGGACCGCCGCCGCGCACGCGTGCAATGACGAGTTGACCAGGGAATTCATCCGGCGCGGATTCCCCCCGTATCGCGTCGGCAGCCAGTCCATGGACCTCATCCTGGACGAGTCGGATTCGTTCTGGCAAACGGCGCGCGACCTGAAGAGCGTCCTCGATCCGAACGGAATCATTGCGCCCGGCCGGTACAATCTGCGCTGA
- a CDS encoding SagB/ThcOx family dehydrogenase encodes MPSKVETMITLPSPVAERHCELNHALQFRRSTREFKDEPISLAEAGRLLWAAQGVTSLGGFRTAPSAGALYPLELYLVAGRVSDLEAGIYKYEPTKHGLVKTMSGDQRTKLAAASLGQLWMSQAAAILAFSAVPERTTHRYGDRGHRYVYMEVGHAGQNVSLEAVALGLGTVVVAAFSDDEVRKVLGLPHGEEPLYLMPVGRK; translated from the coding sequence ATGCCAAGCAAGGTGGAAACCATGATTACATTGCCGTCGCCGGTGGCCGAGCGTCATTGCGAACTCAATCACGCCCTGCAGTTCCGCCGATCCACGCGGGAATTCAAGGACGAGCCCATTTCGCTGGCCGAGGCCGGGCGCCTTCTCTGGGCGGCGCAAGGTGTCACCAGCCTGGGCGGGTTCCGGACAGCGCCTTCCGCCGGGGCCTTGTATCCCCTGGAACTCTATCTCGTCGCCGGCCGGGTCAGCGACCTCGAGGCGGGCATTTACAAGTACGAGCCGACCAAGCACGGGCTGGTCAAAACGATGAGCGGCGACCAGCGTACCAAGCTGGCTGCGGCCTCGCTCGGACAGCTCTGGATGAGCCAGGCTGCGGCGATCCTCGCGTTCAGCGCCGTGCCGGAGCGGACCACCCACCGGTACGGGGACCGCGGGCACCGCTACGTCTACATGGAAGTCGGGCACGCGGGCCAGAACGTGTCGCTGGAGGCGGTCGCGCTCGGGCTCGGCACCGTGGTCGTGGCGGCCTTCTCCGACGACGAGGTGCGGAAGGTCCTAGGGCTCCCGCACGGCGAAGAGCCGCTCTACCTGATGCCCGTGGGCCGGAAGTAA
- a CDS encoding response regulator, protein MEPSPLSQTMPTVLVVDDDHGPRESLRILLKNEYRVLCADSVDAATTLLTNEKPSAVILDIRMPGKNGIDGLKEMRVLDGDVAIILLTGYSTLETAQEAVRLGASDYLKKPFDAPEMLNVVRRSVLHTDVERRRRKAENELNLLNHKLQEKMIQNDPLVSLGSRAAELAHDIRNPLTLVLGYVELLSMQLREAGPLLGDKWPATRSYIEMIETSVSRCKELADTWTSEGRNTHISRGPVDVLKLVKELAAGMSSWALLQGAEIRVQTDAHDVQVHALRLSLMRAIQNLMVNAIEAVRGRQGGLVLINLRREQDHALIEVQDNGRGMSSEKLADIRSAAGNDPGGSVGLGLRIARQVVEDHGGTLTMASQPGAGTTVTLAIPLSC, encoded by the coding sequence ATGGAACCATCGCCCCTGTCCCAGACTATGCCCACCGTGCTGGTGGTGGATGACGACCATGGCCCGCGGGAAAGCCTCCGCATCCTGCTCAAGAACGAGTACCGGGTCCTGTGCGCGGACAGCGTGGATGCCGCAACCACGCTGCTGACAAACGAAAAGCCTTCGGCCGTGATTCTCGATATCCGTATGCCGGGAAAAAACGGCATCGACGGATTGAAGGAAATGCGGGTTCTGGATGGCGACGTGGCGATCATCCTCCTTACCGGCTACAGCACCCTGGAGACGGCGCAAGAGGCCGTGCGCCTCGGCGCGAGCGATTACCTCAAGAAACCCTTCGACGCCCCGGAGATGCTGAACGTCGTCCGGCGCAGCGTCCTGCACACGGATGTGGAACGGCGCCGGCGCAAGGCGGAGAACGAGCTGAACCTGCTGAATCACAAACTGCAGGAAAAGATGATCCAGAACGACCCGCTTGTATCCCTCGGCAGCCGGGCGGCCGAACTCGCACACGATATCCGCAATCCCCTGACCCTGGTGCTGGGGTACGTGGAACTGCTTTCCATGCAACTGCGCGAAGCGGGCCCCCTCCTGGGTGACAAGTGGCCCGCAACGCGCTCCTACATAGAGATGATCGAGACCAGCGTTTCGCGGTGCAAGGAACTGGCCGACACATGGACTTCGGAAGGCCGCAATACTCACATTTCCCGCGGACCCGTGGACGTGCTGAAACTCGTGAAGGAACTGGCCGCCGGCATGTCTTCCTGGGCGCTGCTGCAGGGCGCGGAGATCCGGGTACAGACTGATGCCCACGACGTGCAGGTCCATGCCCTGCGGCTGTCCCTGATGCGGGCGATCCAGAACCTGATGGTCAACGCCATCGAGGCGGTCCGGGGAAGGCAAGGAGGATTAGTTCTCATCAACCTTCGCCGGGAGCAGGATCACGCACTCATCGAAGTGCAGGATAACGGCCGCGGCATGTCATCCGAGAAATTGGCCGACATACGGTCAGCGGCGGGCAACGACCCGGGTGGCTCGGTCGGCCTGGGCTTGCGCATTGCCCGGCAGGTCGTCGAGGATCATGGTGGCACGTTGACCATGGCCAGCCAACCCGGGGCGGGCACCACGGTCACCCTTGCAATCCCCCTGTCCTGTTGA
- the glgA gene encoding glycogen synthase GlgA: protein MARPRSSPRKKPARRRAPPAGRTILFVASECAPYAKVGGLADVVGALPKALLRMGHEVRIVLPLYASIDRARHGIRFLQTSCVHMGNGEEQWVGVHEATADGGVPVWFVDYDRFFGRPGLYDEAGGEYGDNAFRFALLSKAATQICKDTGFIPDVVHAHDWPTALAPVFLKTWDRILSPLSATASVLTIHNIGYQGVYHASAFPYIGVGWEHFAPDRFEDHGQVNLLKAGVAFADALTTVSPAHASEILDPVGGMGLAPHLSARRGELTGILNGADYEHWNPETDPFIPAHYSLKDLSGKAACKADLQHRMGLAARPDWPLFGIVSRFAPQKGFGLLAEGLPEALKQMLFQVVVLGTGDPWMENFFRALSAAWPGRVACHIGFSNELSHWIEAGSDFFLMPSLYEPCGLNQMYSMKYGTLPVVRATGGLDDTVENYNEKTGAGTGFKFWEPAASAVRDTIGWAVSTWFDRPQHIERLRRNAMQQDFSWAASAAEYVKVYERAIAARRRG from the coding sequence ATGGCTAGGCCCCGGTCATCCCCCAGGAAGAAACCCGCCCGGCGCCGCGCGCCCCCCGCGGGCCGGACGATCCTCTTCGTCGCTTCCGAGTGTGCGCCGTATGCCAAGGTCGGCGGCCTGGCGGACGTTGTGGGGGCCCTGCCCAAGGCGCTGCTCCGGATGGGCCACGAGGTCCGCATCGTGCTGCCCCTGTATGCCTCGATCGACCGCGCGCGCCACGGGATTCGGTTCCTGCAGACCTCCTGCGTGCACATGGGCAACGGCGAGGAGCAGTGGGTCGGCGTGCACGAGGCGACCGCGGACGGCGGCGTGCCGGTCTGGTTCGTGGACTACGACCGGTTCTTCGGCCGGCCGGGATTGTACGACGAGGCCGGCGGCGAGTACGGCGACAACGCGTTCCGCTTCGCCCTGCTGTCCAAGGCCGCGACGCAGATCTGCAAGGACACCGGCTTCATCCCGGACGTGGTGCACGCCCACGACTGGCCCACGGCCCTGGCGCCCGTCTTCCTGAAAACCTGGGACCGCATCCTCTCGCCGTTGTCGGCGACGGCCTCGGTGCTGACGATCCACAACATCGGCTACCAGGGCGTGTACCACGCCAGCGCCTTCCCATACATCGGCGTCGGCTGGGAGCATTTCGCGCCCGATCGCTTCGAGGACCACGGCCAGGTCAACCTGCTCAAGGCGGGTGTCGCCTTCGCCGACGCGCTGACCACGGTGTCCCCCGCGCACGCGAGCGAGATCCTGGACCCGGTCGGCGGCATGGGCCTGGCCCCGCATCTCTCGGCCCGCCGCGGGGAACTCACCGGCATCCTGAACGGCGCCGACTACGAGCATTGGAACCCGGAGACGGACCCGTTCATCCCGGCCCACTATTCCCTGAAGGACCTCTCCGGCAAGGCCGCCTGCAAGGCCGACCTGCAGCACCGCATGGGCCTCGCGGCGCGCCCGGACTGGCCGCTCTTCGGCATCGTGTCCCGGTTCGCCCCCCAGAAGGGGTTCGGGCTTCTCGCGGAAGGTCTGCCGGAGGCCCTCAAGCAGATGCTCTTCCAGGTCGTGGTCCTGGGCACCGGCGATCCCTGGATGGAAAATTTCTTCCGCGCGCTCTCCGCCGCCTGGCCCGGCCGCGTGGCCTGCCACATCGGGTTCTCCAACGAGTTGAGCCACTGGATCGAGGCGGGCTCCGACTTCTTCCTGATGCCGTCCCTCTACGAGCCCTGCGGCCTCAACCAGATGTACTCCATGAAATACGGCACGCTCCCGGTCGTGCGGGCGACGGGCGGCCTGGACGATACCGTGGAGAACTACAACGAGAAGACCGGCGCGGGCACCGGCTTCAAGTTCTGGGAGCCCGCCGCGTCGGCCGTCCGCGACACGATCGGCTGGGCCGTCTCCACCTGGTTCGACCGCCCGCAGCACATCGAGCGCCTGCGCCGGAACGCCATGCAACAGGACTTCTCCTGGGCGGCCTCGGCGGCCGAGTACGTCAAGGTCTACGAGCGCGCCATCGCCGCCCGGCGAAGGGGCTGA
- a CDS encoding TonB-dependent receptor, producing MEPAFSSGFRNPPEGAAALGHAGGKLTLTDDASLLSHNPAGLAWQDRTEVLASLTMVDGGAEFKSAVPPFDHVETRNDPAWLPALYAVAALSDGRYAAGIGLSSPYGQSTEWSQDSLFRYAAPYRAELRTLEVSPAFALQLTDTFSLGLAADLLFSDFTLRQIFPWSQAVGIPLLPDGEARFDAEGAGVSGHAGLQWKCSPRQVLGLVYRAPVDIDYDGDFSVSGLPAGFPLPSSSDFDTTIRFPSVIAAGYGFQATDTLRLGADVEWIEFSRYDRLILDAGVLNSLLPQTTIPQQWEDSWTLGVGADWRVTENWVLRGGYLFIESPIPSPTLAPTLPDADRHVVSLGTGYTWNHHRFDVAYAYSFFEDRNVTSSPQPLFNGSYELCSQLLGFSYGYTF from the coding sequence ATGGAACCAGCGTTCTCCAGCGGGTTTAGAAATCCACCCGAAGGAGCTGCGGCGCTTGGACATGCGGGCGGAAAACTGACCCTCACGGACGATGCTTCCCTGCTTTCCCACAACCCGGCCGGGCTGGCCTGGCAGGACAGGACTGAAGTTCTGGCCTCGTTGACCATGGTGGACGGTGGCGCAGAGTTCAAGTCGGCCGTCCCGCCTTTCGATCACGTCGAGACGCGAAACGACCCCGCCTGGCTTCCTGCTCTCTATGCCGTCGCGGCCCTGTCCGACGGTCGTTATGCCGCCGGGATAGGTCTATCCTCGCCCTACGGCCAGTCCACCGAGTGGAGCCAGGACAGTCTCTTCCGATATGCCGCTCCGTACCGGGCGGAATTGCGGACCCTGGAAGTCTCGCCCGCCTTTGCGCTGCAACTTACGGACACCTTCTCCTTGGGACTGGCCGCGGACCTGTTGTTTTCCGATTTCACGCTCCGCCAGATCTTCCCCTGGTCGCAGGCCGTCGGCATCCCGCTGCTGCCGGATGGCGAGGCCCGCTTTGACGCCGAGGGCGCCGGCGTGAGCGGCCATGCCGGGTTGCAGTGGAAGTGCTCCCCGCGCCAGGTACTGGGCCTGGTCTACCGCGCACCGGTGGATATCGACTACGACGGAGACTTTTCGGTCAGCGGTCTTCCGGCCGGCTTCCCTCTGCCCTCCTCGAGCGATTTTGACACCACGATCCGCTTCCCTTCCGTGATAGCTGCCGGCTACGGCTTCCAGGCTACCGACACCCTCCGCCTCGGCGCGGATGTGGAATGGATCGAGTTTTCGCGGTACGACCGGCTGATCCTGGATGCCGGGGTCCTGAACTCCCTGTTGCCCCAGACGACCATCCCGCAGCAGTGGGAAGACAGCTGGACCCTGGGCGTCGGCGCCGACTGGCGCGTGACCGAGAACTGGGTTCTGCGAGGCGGCTACCTGTTCATCGAGAGTCCTATCCCCTCCCCGACGCTGGCCCCCACCCTGCCGGACGCGGATCGCCACGTGGTCAGTCTCGGCACGGGGTACACATGGAATCATCATCGCTTCGACGTGGCTTATGCCTATAGCTTTTTCGAGGACCGCAACGTCACATCCAGCCCTCAACCCCTGTTCAACGGCTCCTACGAGCTTTGCTCGCAGTTGCTTGGCTTCTCTTACGGGTACACGTTCTGA